The following is a genomic window from Leptospira selangorensis.
TTAACTTAAGTGCGGATTCCAATTGTTCTTTAGCATTTCTTAATTGTTCGAGGGCCTTTTTGATATTCCCTCTTTTTGCTTCTTGGTTTCCTGCTTTTTCGTAAACTAATCCTAGGTTGTTCAATACGTTCGGATTATTAGGAACTAAAGATTGAGCCCATTTCAAACTGACTTCCGCTTTTTCGGCACTCCCTAAATAGAAGTAAACTTGAGCTTCTAAAACTAAAGGACGGTAATCGTTTCCATCTTCTGCTTTTAGTTTTTCTATAATGTATAATGCTTCTCTAGCTTTATTATTATATAATAGAGTAGTCGCGTATAATAATCTTACTTCTCTATTCTTAGGATTAGTTTGGTAAGAATTATAAATGATCTCTAATGCGTCGGAATTCCTACCTGCTTGGATCAGATATCTGGCAAAATCCACACTTACAGCAGGGTCTCCAGGTTTTAGTTTTAATGCTTCGGACCAATGAGTAGCAGCGGATTTATTTCTTCCTGCATTATAATGACAGAACGCCGCTAGGTAATGAGTATCGTAAGATCTTTTTCCTTGTTCGTGAAGCACACGAATGATCTCTAAGGCTTTTTCTGAATTTCCTTTTTGGAATTCTGCTAATGCTGTTTGGTAATCCGGTTCGCTCTGAGCGAAAGTATTCCCCGCCGAAAAAACAAATAGTATCAGTGAAAGTAGGAGTATTTTTCCTTTGTGCATCTTTTGGTCACTTTTTATTGGCGGGAAAAATTTTAGGTGGGGACCCCCATTGATTTTGTATTTAGACAATCAATTAAGGAATGAAATGGCTCCACCGGGTCGATGAAAACGATTATACTCGGATATCGTATAGAAAGGAAATGTTCTATTCTTTCCTCAGAAACGATCTGAAAATCCCCGGTTTCCAAAACAGGTAAACCGTCCAAGTTTCTGTAGATCTCGTATTCCTCTTGATCGAGGAAATCAGTCAACAGCATATAACCGGATCCGAAGTAGACCCCGCCTTGGAAGTAGTATTTGTAGAGGACGCGTACCTCGGGAAGAAATAAATCAGGCTGGAAAACACATAGGGAAATTTTTTCGATCCCTGCTACGGTTCTGATCTTACGTAGATGGAACCATACCTTACGGACCAGAAGGTAAAGGAGCACAAATATAATGGGAATCAGGTACGGCATAGACCCTCTCCAATAAAGTCTCCCTTTTTAGATCAAAAGCCCCCTTTCCGTTTCCGTGAGGGGGCAAAGATCTCTTACACTAGCGCAGGTTCTTCGGAACGCTCCGGATTGTTCGGAGAACTTCCTCCGTCTGAACCTTGATCTGCAGGTTTATAATCTGTCCAAACTTCTTCTAAGAAGTCCAGTTTACCTTCTTTGAAAGCAACTGTGATCTTAGTAGGCTCTTTGTAAGCGCCTTTCAAAGTTTGAACTGCCATATAATCTTCTAACTCGCGTTGGAATACTCTGCGTAATGGACGTGCTCCGAACTTCTCGTCGTAACCGATATCCATGAAGTGATCCTTTGCTTCTTGAGTAAGGTCGATCTTGATCTTCTTATCCAATAATCTCTTATTGGTATCTCTGATCAT
Proteins encoded in this region:
- a CDS encoding tetratricopeptide repeat protein; the protein is MHKGKILLLSLILFVFSAGNTFAQSEPDYQTALAEFQKGNSEKALEIIRVLHEQGKRSYDTHYLAAFCHYNAGRNKSAATHWSEALKLKPGDPAVSVDFARYLIQAGRNSDALEIIYNSYQTNPKNREVRLLYATTLLYNNKAREALYIIEKLKAEDGNDYRPLVLEAQVYFYLGSAEKAEVSLKWAQSLVPNNPNVLNNLGLVYEKAGNQEAKRGNIKKALEQLRNAKEQLESALKLKPDDEKIKGNIRRIEARINALSAG